One genomic window of Meles meles chromosome 3, mMelMel3.1 paternal haplotype, whole genome shotgun sequence includes the following:
- the LOC123938872 gene encoding olfactory receptor 2W3, with protein MDGTNESTQGNFILLGFSDRPHLERILFVVILIAYLLTLVGNTTIILVSRLDPHLHTPMYFFLTHLSFLDLSFTTSSIPQLLYNLNGCDKTISYTGCAVQLFLFLGLGGVECLLLAVMAYDRFVAVCKPLHYMVIMSPQLCLGLVSVAWGCGVANSLIMSPVTLRLPRCGHRSVDHFLCEMPALIRMACVNTAAIEGTVFVLSVGIVLSPLVFILVSYGYIVLAMVHIQSSSGRHKAFNTCGSHLTVVSIFYGNIIYMYMQPGNNSSQDQGKFLTLFYNIVTPLLNPLIYTLRNKEVKGALRRLL; from the coding sequence ATGGATGGGACCAATGAGAGCACCCAGGGAAATTTCATCCTTTTGGGGTTTTCTGACCGCCCCCATCTGGAGAGGATCCTCTTTGTGGTCATCTTGATTGCATATCTCCTGACCCTTGTGGGCAACACCACCATCATCCTGGTGTCCCGTTTGGACCCCCACCTCCACactcccatgtacttcttcctcaccCACCTATCCTTCCTGGACCTCAGTTTCACCACCAGCTCCATCCCTCAGCTGCTCTATAACCTGAATGGATGTGACAAGACCATCAGCTACACAGGCTGTGCCGTCCAGCTCTTCCTGTTTCTGGGCCTGGGTGGTGTAGAGTGCCTGCTCCTGGCAGTCATGGCGTATGACCGGTTTGTTGCAGTCTGCAAGCCCCTTCACTACATGGTAATCATGAGTCCTCAACTCTGCTTGGGCTTGGTGTCAGTAGCCTGGGGCTGTGGGGTGGCCAACTCTTTGATCATGTCCCCAGTAACCCTGCGCTTACCCCGCTGTGGGCACCGCAGTGTGGACCACTTCCTGTGTGAAATGCCTGCTCTGATCCGGATGGCCTGTGTCAACACGGCTGCCATCGAGGGCACCGTCTTTGTCCTCTCAGTGGGTATTGTGCTGTCACCTCTGGTGTTCATCCTGGTGTCCTATGGCTACATTGTACTGGCCATGGTGCACATCCAGTCATCCTCAGGGAGGCACAAAGCCTTCAACACCTGTGGCTCCCATCTCACTGTGGTCTCCATTTTCTATGGAAACATAATCTACATGTACATGCAACCTGGAAACAACTCTTCCCAGGACCAGGGAAAGTTCCTCACCCTCTTCTACAACATCGTCACACCACTCCTGAACCCCCTGATCTACACCCTCAGAAACAAGGAGGTGAAGGGGGCCCTGAGGAGGCTTCTCTAG